A single genomic interval of Streptomyces graminofaciens harbors:
- a CDS encoding ABC transporter permease, with translation MNDFLNQIRLVGDWLTSSQQWHGDEGIPRRLLEHLTYSGLSLLFAALIGLTLGLLVGHTGRGAFAVASVVNLARAIPTFGLVVLVVTLAGLSTTPVLVALIALAVPPILINTFEGVRGVDPATRDAARGVGMTEWEVLVRVEVPMALPLILLGLRVAAIQVVATATVAAYPGLGGLGRFIVDGLSRNDYELVIGGSAVVVALALIVQVAFTALRRLIVSPGLRVSAAKS, from the coding sequence ATGAACGACTTCCTGAACCAGATCCGGCTCGTGGGCGACTGGCTCACCTCCTCCCAGCAGTGGCACGGCGACGAGGGAATCCCCCGAAGACTCCTCGAACACCTCACCTACAGCGGTCTGTCGCTGCTGTTCGCCGCCCTGATCGGGCTGACGCTCGGCCTGCTCGTCGGCCACACCGGCCGGGGCGCGTTCGCCGTGGCCAGCGTGGTCAACCTCGCCCGGGCGATCCCCACCTTCGGCCTGGTGGTCCTCGTCGTCACCCTCGCCGGGCTCAGCACCACACCCGTACTGGTCGCCCTGATCGCGCTCGCGGTCCCGCCGATCCTCATCAACACCTTCGAGGGCGTACGGGGGGTGGATCCCGCCACCCGGGACGCGGCGCGCGGCGTCGGCATGACCGAGTGGGAGGTCCTGGTCCGGGTGGAGGTGCCCATGGCGCTGCCGCTGATCCTCCTCGGCCTGCGGGTCGCCGCGATCCAGGTCGTGGCCACCGCCACCGTCGCGGCCTATCCCGGTCTCGGCGGCCTCGGCCGCTTCATCGTCGACGGACTCTCCCGCAACGACTACGAGCTGGTCATCGGTGGCTCAGCCGTGGTGGTCGCCCTCGCACTCATCGTCCAGGTCGCCTTCACCGCGCTGCGCCGCCTCATCGTCTCGCCGGGCCTACGGGTCTCGGCGGCGAAGTCCTGA
- a CDS encoding MFS transporter yields MALLVIASCQLMVVLDITIVNIALPDIQRSLDFSTTSLSWVVNAYTLTFGGLLLLGGRTGDILGRRRVFIFGILLFVLASLLGGLAQNEAQLLGARALQGVGGAIASPTALALISTTFSEGPERNRAFGVFAGVSAGGGAIGLLAGGILVEWLNWRWVLFVNVPIGLLIALATPRWIKESERHAGHFDIAGALTSTVGMVLLVYGFIRAAQDGWRDALTLASFAAAVVVLAVFILVERRSSQPITPLHMFADRNRAGTYGMMLSLAAAIFGMFFFLTLFTQNVLDFSPLATGFAFLPVSAVIAVGAGLASRFLPVFGPKPFMVVGGILAAAGLAWLTLTDVHSTYAGSVLGPILVFSLGMGMEFVSLTLMALSNVSNEETGAASGLLNATQQVGGSLGLSILVTMFGTASANEAEKQIPQFLAQATPVERLRFQRTGELPPPWADEVLTAGVSAAFIMAAIFALIAALIAVVVIQVRPSDLERLKGGMGPGGPV; encoded by the coding sequence ATGGCGCTGCTGGTCATCGCCTCGTGTCAGCTGATGGTGGTGCTGGACATCACCATCGTGAACATCGCCCTGCCGGACATCCAGCGGTCCCTGGACTTCTCCACCACCAGCCTGTCCTGGGTCGTCAACGCCTACACCCTGACCTTCGGCGGTCTGCTGCTGCTCGGCGGCCGGACCGGCGACATCCTCGGCAGACGGCGGGTCTTCATCTTCGGCATCCTGCTCTTCGTGCTGGCCTCCCTGCTCGGCGGGCTCGCCCAGAACGAGGCCCAACTCCTCGGCGCCCGCGCCCTCCAGGGCGTCGGCGGCGCCATCGCCTCCCCGACCGCCCTCGCCCTGATCAGCACGACCTTCAGCGAAGGCCCCGAACGCAACCGGGCGTTCGGGGTGTTCGCCGGAGTCTCGGCGGGCGGCGGCGCCATCGGACTGCTCGCGGGCGGCATCCTCGTCGAGTGGCTGAACTGGCGATGGGTGCTGTTCGTGAATGTGCCGATCGGGCTCCTCATCGCCCTGGCCACACCCCGCTGGATCAAGGAGTCCGAGCGGCACGCGGGCCACTTCGACATCGCCGGCGCACTGACCTCCACCGTGGGCATGGTCCTGCTGGTGTACGGGTTCATCAGGGCCGCCCAGGACGGCTGGCGAGACGCGCTCACGCTGGCCTCGTTCGCGGCGGCCGTCGTCGTCCTCGCCGTGTTCATCCTGGTCGAGAGGCGGTCCAGCCAGCCGATCACGCCCCTGCACATGTTCGCCGACCGTAACCGCGCGGGCACCTACGGCATGATGCTGAGCCTCGCCGCCGCGATCTTCGGCATGTTCTTCTTCCTCACGCTCTTCACCCAGAACGTGCTCGACTTCAGCCCGCTCGCCACCGGCTTCGCCTTCCTGCCGGTGAGTGCGGTCATCGCGGTCGGCGCCGGGCTGGCCTCACGGTTCCTGCCCGTGTTCGGCCCCAAGCCCTTCATGGTGGTGGGCGGGATCCTCGCGGCGGCGGGCCTCGCCTGGCTCACCCTGACCGACGTCCACTCCACCTACGCGGGCAGCGTCCTCGGCCCGATTCTCGTCTTCAGCCTCGGCATGGGCATGGAGTTCGTCTCGCTCACCCTGATGGCGCTCTCCAACGTCTCGAACGAGGAGACCGGCGCGGCCTCCGGGCTCCTCAACGCCACCCAGCAGGTCGGCGGCTCCCTCGGACTGTCCATTCTGGTCACGATGTTCGGTACGGCCAGCGCGAACGAGGCGGAGAAGCAGATTCCACAGTTCCTGGCGCAGGCGACCCCGGTCGAGCGCCTGCGCTTCCAGCGCACGGGGGAACTGCCGCCGCCCTGGGCCGACGAGGTCCTCACCGCGGGCGTCTCGGCCGCCTTCATCATGGCCGCGATCTTCGCGTTGATCGCCGCGCTCATCGCCGTGGTCGTCATCCAGGTCCGCCCCTCCGACCTGGAACGCCTCAAGGGCGGTATGGGCCCCGGCGGCCCGGTCTGA
- a CDS encoding geranyl diphosphate 2-C-methyltransferase, producing MDAAPTTATTTPGPTQSTYQTRVAEYWNAEENPVNLELGKIDDLYHHHYGVGDVDWSVLDDDPEPARRRDRVTAELHRLEQAQAELLARHLGPLSPTDRVFDAGCGRGGGSVVAHLRYGCHADGVTISRKQAEFANEQARKRDIDDKVRYHHRNMLDTGFRSGAYAASWNNESTMYVELELLFAEHARLLRRGGRYVTITGCYNDTYGRASREVSLINAHYICDIHPRSEYFRAMARNRLVPVRVVDLTAATVPYWELRKQADHLVTGIEDTFLSAYANGSFQYLMIVADRV from the coding sequence ATCGACGCCGCCCCCACGACCGCCACCACCACGCCCGGGCCCACCCAGTCCACGTACCAGACCCGCGTCGCGGAGTACTGGAACGCCGAGGAGAACCCGGTCAATCTGGAACTCGGGAAGATCGACGACCTGTACCACCATCACTACGGCGTCGGTGACGTCGACTGGTCCGTGCTCGACGACGACCCGGAACCGGCGCGCCGCCGGGACCGTGTCACGGCCGAACTGCACCGCCTGGAACAGGCCCAGGCCGAGCTGCTCGCCCGCCACCTCGGCCCCCTCTCCCCCACCGACCGGGTCTTCGACGCCGGGTGCGGGCGCGGCGGCGGCAGTGTCGTGGCCCATCTGCGGTACGGCTGCCACGCCGACGGGGTCACGATCTCCCGCAAGCAGGCCGAGTTCGCCAATGAGCAGGCCCGCAAGCGGGACATCGACGACAAGGTGCGCTACCACCACCGCAACATGCTCGACACCGGTTTCCGGTCCGGGGCGTACGCGGCGTCGTGGAACAACGAGTCCACGATGTACGTCGAGTTGGAGCTGCTGTTCGCCGAGCACGCCCGGCTGCTGCGCCGCGGCGGCCGCTATGTGACGATCACCGGCTGCTACAACGACACCTACGGGCGGGCGTCCCGGGAGGTGTCCCTGATCAACGCCCACTACATCTGCGACATCCACCCGCGCTCGGAGTACTTCAGGGCGATGGCCCGCAACCGCCTCGTACCGGTGCGCGTGGTGGACCTCACGGCCGCGACCGTCCCGTACTGGGAGCTGCGCAAGCAGGCCGATCACCTGGTCACGGGCATCGAGGACACGTTCCTGTCCGCCTACGCGAACGGCAGCTTCCAGTACCTGATGATCGTGGCCGACCGGGTCTGA
- a CDS encoding sortase-dependent protein: MRRTVLSAAALACTAVLAGAVPAFADDASPAPTSRAASQAPTAVPSPAEATKTPDSADATAVPSAEPPREATPGQVSAVPSGAPDTGVAPEESGGGVVAGSAVAVLAVGGAGVLLVRRRRANGA; encoded by the coding sequence ATGCGCCGAACCGTCCTCAGTGCCGCGGCACTCGCCTGTACCGCCGTGTTGGCGGGTGCGGTGCCCGCGTTCGCCGACGATGCGAGCCCGGCACCCACGAGCCGCGCGGCGTCCCAGGCCCCGACAGCGGTCCCGTCGCCCGCCGAGGCGACCAAGACGCCCGACTCCGCCGACGCGACCGCGGTTCCCAGTGCCGAACCGCCCCGGGAGGCGACCCCCGGCCAGGTCTCCGCCGTGCCCAGCGGTGCGCCGGACACCGGGGTGGCGCCGGAGGAGTCCGGGGGCGGGGTCGTCGCGGGGAGCGCCGTCGCCGTGCTGGCGGTCGGCGGGGCGGGAGTCCTCCTCGTACGGCGGCGGCGGGCGAACGGGGCGTGA
- a CDS encoding serine/threonine-protein kinase, with protein sequence MGPASMELPGYEIQEVLGQGGFATVYRAQQLAVGREVALKVDSRVLATPRDRQRFLREVTAAGQLSGHPHVVPVYDAGVLADNRPYMVLELCPGGSLGDRLYRDGPLSPKEARDIGVGLADAVAAAHASGVLHRDIKPGNVMVNRYGGVALTDFGLAAMPQPGRELSVTREALTPAYAPPEAFHMADPTPAGDVYSLAATVYALLRGRPPHYPDDGTQLSLAELIVRHTWPYPDLPGVPAALNSALRHALAPNPDHRLSDAGAFRDALAAVDLDTLDLSGGGFGPPPSMMTVPAYRDTPPTSYPQAYDTTAPPTYDTTGPQAYDTTAPYGRGSGPVPDANSTTVTPGRPGGAGGTTVVPGPGGDGDGGGKKGTTRRRPLVIGVLAAVAVSVSVSVSVVVYRGGQQDDAGGGSSSAAPSASSDGTAEDKGTSGFGVATTTENCAATSVDGVGGRCVATPECWSGITDVSGIITVSRADCQTRHVWETFAIAPLPKDGVTNNARDLVKHPDVKALCSQKVMAASMLPAGREVAKEWNVDIIPPTEVEWDKGLRVFRCVAAAVSDDGQKTGSQFAVQE encoded by the coding sequence ATGGGGCCCGCAAGTATGGAACTGCCCGGTTACGAGATCCAGGAGGTCCTGGGCCAGGGCGGATTCGCCACGGTGTACCGGGCCCAGCAGTTGGCCGTCGGCCGGGAGGTCGCGCTGAAGGTGGACAGCAGGGTGCTGGCCACACCGCGCGACCGGCAGCGTTTTCTGCGCGAGGTCACGGCGGCCGGGCAACTGTCCGGGCACCCGCATGTGGTGCCGGTGTACGACGCCGGGGTGCTCGCCGACAACCGCCCGTACATGGTGCTGGAGTTGTGCCCCGGAGGCTCGCTCGGCGATCGGCTGTACCGGGACGGGCCGCTGTCGCCGAAGGAGGCCCGCGACATCGGGGTGGGCCTCGCGGACGCCGTGGCGGCGGCCCACGCCTCCGGGGTCCTGCACCGCGACATCAAACCCGGCAACGTCATGGTCAACCGGTACGGCGGCGTGGCCCTCACCGACTTCGGCCTCGCCGCCATGCCCCAGCCGGGACGGGAACTGTCCGTGACCCGGGAGGCGCTGACCCCCGCGTACGCGCCGCCGGAGGCCTTCCACATGGCCGACCCCACCCCGGCCGGCGACGTCTACTCCCTGGCGGCCACCGTCTACGCCCTGCTGCGGGGCCGCCCGCCGCACTACCCGGACGACGGGACCCAGCTCAGCCTCGCCGAACTCATCGTCCGCCACACCTGGCCGTACCCCGATCTGCCCGGCGTCCCCGCCGCCCTCAACTCGGCCCTCCGGCACGCACTGGCCCCGAACCCGGATCACCGGCTGTCCGACGCGGGCGCCTTTCGGGACGCCCTCGCCGCCGTCGACCTCGACACCCTCGACCTGAGCGGCGGCGGCTTCGGCCCGCCGCCCAGCATGATGACCGTCCCGGCGTACCGGGACACACCTCCCACGTCGTATCCGCAGGCGTACGACACGACGGCGCCACCCACGTACGACACGACGGGCCCGCAGGCCTACGACACGACGGCTCCGTACGGGCGTGGCTCCGGGCCGGTGCCGGACGCGAACTCCACGACGGTGACGCCCGGCCGCCCGGGTGGAGCGGGCGGTACGACGGTGGTCCCCGGGCCGGGCGGCGACGGTGACGGCGGCGGGAAGAAGGGAACAACGCGACGCCGTCCCCTGGTGATCGGCGTCCTGGCGGCCGTGGCCGTCTCCGTGAGCGTGTCGGTCTCCGTGGTCGTGTACCGGGGCGGACAGCAGGACGACGCCGGCGGGGGCTCCTCCTCGGCTGCCCCGTCCGCCTCCTCCGACGGCACCGCCGAGGACAAGGGCACGTCCGGCTTCGGCGTGGCGACGACGACGGAGAACTGCGCGGCGACGAGCGTCGACGGTGTGGGCGGCCGGTGCGTCGCGACCCCCGAGTGCTGGAGCGGGATCACCGATGTCTCCGGGATCATCACCGTCAGCCGCGCGGACTGCCAGACCCGGCATGTGTGGGAGACCTTCGCCATCGCCCCGCTGCCGAAGGACGGCGTGACGAACAACGCGCGGGACCTGGTCAAGCACCCGGACGTCAAGGCGCTGTGCTCGCAGAAGGTCATGGCCGCGTCGATGCTGCCCGCCGGCCGGGAGGTCGCGAAGGAGTGGAACGTCGACATCATTCCGCCGACGGAGGTGGAGTGGGACAAGGGGCTGCGGGTCTTCCGCTGTGTGGCCGCGGCGGTGTCGGACGACGGGCAGAAGACGGGCAGCCAGTTCGCCGTTCAGGAGTGA
- a CDS encoding ABC transporter permease codes for MSDGEPLVRWGWIADHAGELADYTGVHLRLGLLPVLFGLIVSVPLGILCHRWRWLYAPVLTVANILYSIPSLALFMIFVRYTGLTERTVMIPLTLYTLSVLVPNVVDGLASVPEPVRLAATAMGFGTARRVVQVELPIAVPVVIAGVRVAAVSSISLVAVGQLIGQGGLGYYITRGLQLDFPTPIVTAIALIMLLALATDALLVLAQRLLTPWSRNKVRVA; via the coding sequence ATGAGCGACGGTGAACCGCTGGTCCGCTGGGGCTGGATCGCCGACCACGCGGGTGAGCTGGCCGACTACACCGGTGTCCACCTCAGACTCGGCCTGCTGCCGGTGCTGTTCGGGCTGATCGTCTCGGTCCCCCTCGGGATTTTGTGCCACCGCTGGCGCTGGCTGTACGCGCCGGTGCTGACCGTGGCCAACATCCTGTACTCGATCCCGTCCCTGGCCCTGTTCATGATCTTCGTCCGGTACACGGGGCTGACCGAGCGGACGGTGATGATCCCGCTGACCCTCTACACCCTGTCGGTCCTGGTGCCCAACGTCGTGGACGGCCTCGCCTCGGTTCCCGAACCCGTCCGGCTCGCCGCCACCGCGATGGGCTTCGGCACGGCACGCCGGGTCGTCCAGGTCGAACTGCCCATCGCCGTACCCGTCGTCATCGCCGGTGTCCGGGTCGCCGCCGTCTCCTCCATCAGTCTCGTCGCCGTGGGCCAGCTGATCGGACAGGGCGGTCTCGGCTACTACATCACCCGGGGCCTCCAGCTCGACTTCCCGACCCCGATCGTCACCGCGATCGCCCTGATCATGCTGCTCGCGCTCGCCACGGACGCCCTGCTGGTGCTGGCACAGCGGCTGCTCACCCCGTGGTCCCGGAACAAGGTGAGGGTGGCATGA
- a CDS encoding ABC transporter substrate-binding protein — translation MYRGAAFALLAALSLTACGGGDSDDNPLSGDSGDSDGKSLVVGSANFPENQLLAEIYSQALESKGLKVTRKFDIGAREVYYDQVVKGGIDVFPEYNGALLAVAVDKNSTATTTEDINAELKEKLPKSVEILDSAAAEDKDSVTVTSETAAKYDLKTLADLKPVAKDFTIGAGSEFKTRTQGGVGLKKVYGVEFGKFQPLDAGAQTTLVKLLKDNKVQAANLYTTDPAIVADKLVVLEDPKNLFSSQNVTPLVYKDAVNDKAKEALDGVSAKLTTQDLLDMMKKLVDDKEDASAVAKEWLTSAGLVS, via the coding sequence ATGTACCGAGGCGCCGCGTTCGCCCTGCTCGCCGCACTGTCGCTGACCGCCTGCGGCGGCGGTGACAGCGACGACAACCCGCTGTCGGGCGACAGCGGCGACAGCGACGGCAAGTCACTCGTCGTCGGCTCGGCCAACTTCCCCGAGAACCAGCTGCTCGCCGAGATCTACTCGCAGGCCCTGGAGTCCAAGGGCCTGAAGGTGACCCGCAAGTTCGACATCGGCGCCCGCGAGGTCTACTACGACCAGGTGGTCAAGGGCGGCATCGACGTCTTCCCCGAGTACAACGGCGCCCTGCTCGCGGTGGCCGTCGACAAGAACAGCACCGCGACCACCACCGAGGACATCAACGCCGAACTGAAGGAGAAACTCCCGAAGTCGGTCGAGATACTCGACTCGGCCGCGGCCGAGGACAAGGACTCCGTCACCGTCACCTCCGAGACCGCCGCCAAGTACGACCTGAAGACCCTCGCCGACCTCAAGCCGGTCGCGAAGGACTTCACGATCGGCGCCGGCTCGGAGTTCAAGACCCGCACCCAGGGCGGCGTCGGCCTCAAGAAGGTGTACGGCGTCGAGTTCGGGAAGTTCCAGCCGCTCGACGCGGGTGCCCAGACCACCCTGGTGAAGCTGCTGAAGGACAACAAGGTGCAGGCCGCCAACCTCTACACCACCGACCCCGCCATCGTCGCGGACAAGCTGGTGGTGCTGGAGGACCCGAAGAACCTGTTCTCCTCGCAGAACGTCACGCCCCTGGTCTACAAGGACGCGGTGAACGACAAGGCCAAGGAGGCGCTGGACGGCGTCTCCGCCAAGCTCACCACCCAGGACCTGCTGGACATGATGAAGAAGCTCGTCGACGACAAGGAGGACGCGAGCGCGGTCGCCAAGGAGTGGCTGACGTCGGCAGGCCTGGTGAGCTGA
- a CDS encoding MurR/RpiR family transcriptional regulator, whose product MTEAVGADGPGASARLHQLFEGRRLTPTQRRIAHFLVRQAAAVPFLSSMELARMTGVSQPSVTRFAIALGFDGYAGLRAHVRDIAPVATPTDGPPHNPYQQAVQTEIDNLRQLASLLADPAPVEHAGRLLAASRPLPVLGLRASAAPARGFAYFTEKVHPDVRLLDEGGSLLVDRIDAARHAGASALLCFALPRHPREVLDALAHARATGLTVVTIADGTFAPVAAHSDLLLPAAVGTGLVFDTVGAPTLLGQVLLEAMCDALPDAQARLEEFDARAAARQLFVD is encoded by the coding sequence ATGACCGAAGCTGTCGGCGCCGACGGACCCGGCGCGTCCGCACGGCTGCACCAGCTCTTCGAGGGCCGCCGGCTCACCCCCACACAGCGCCGCATCGCCCACTTCCTGGTCCGGCAGGCGGCGGCCGTGCCCTTCCTGTCGAGCATGGAACTGGCCCGCATGACCGGGGTGAGCCAGCCCTCCGTGACCCGTTTCGCGATCGCCCTCGGCTTCGACGGATATGCCGGACTGCGCGCCCACGTACGGGACATCGCCCCCGTGGCCACCCCGACGGACGGGCCCCCGCACAACCCGTACCAGCAGGCCGTGCAGACCGAGATCGACAACCTGCGGCAGCTCGCGTCCCTGCTCGCCGACCCCGCTCCCGTGGAACACGCGGGCCGGCTGCTCGCCGCCTCCCGCCCGCTGCCGGTGCTCGGGCTGCGTGCCTCCGCCGCCCCGGCACGCGGCTTCGCCTACTTCACCGAGAAGGTCCACCCCGACGTACGCCTGCTCGACGAGGGCGGCTCGCTGCTCGTCGACCGCATCGACGCGGCCAGGCACGCCGGGGCGAGCGCGCTCCTGTGCTTCGCGCTGCCGCGCCATCCGCGCGAGGTCCTAGACGCGCTCGCCCACGCCCGCGCCACGGGGCTGACGGTGGTGACGATCGCCGACGGCACGTTCGCCCCGGTGGCCGCCCACAGCGATCTGCTGCTTCCGGCCGCCGTGGGCACCGGCCTCGTGTTCGACACCGTCGGCGCACCGACGCTGCTGGGCCAGGTCCTCCTGGAAGCGATGTGCGACGCCCTGCCGGACGCCCAGGCCCGCTTGGAGGAGTTCGACGCGCGGGCGGCGGCCCGGCAGTTGTTCGTCGACTGA
- a CDS encoding RNA polymerase sigma factor: MKRSREKAASELFAALYPRLAGWCRRLVDDDETAHEVASEAFTRLWARWTSVGEPQGFLYVTAANLVRDHWRKLERERRAVHRATVEASVRPQTEDTDPSVRLLVQSLPERLRVPVLLHYYADMPIREVSVLTGRKEGTIKADLHAARELLRAHLRRSLDHIL, from the coding sequence TTGAAACGGTCCCGCGAGAAGGCAGCGTCCGAGTTGTTCGCCGCCCTCTATCCACGCCTCGCCGGCTGGTGCCGTCGGCTGGTCGACGACGACGAGACGGCCCATGAGGTCGCCTCGGAGGCGTTCACCCGGCTCTGGGCCCGGTGGACGTCCGTCGGGGAGCCCCAGGGTTTCCTGTACGTCACCGCGGCGAACCTCGTCCGGGACCACTGGCGCAAGCTGGAGCGCGAGCGAAGAGCCGTGCACCGGGCCACCGTCGAGGCCTCCGTGCGCCCGCAGACGGAAGACACCGACCCCTCGGTCCGCTTGCTCGTGCAGTCACTGCCGGAACGACTGCGCGTTCCCGTCCTGCTGCACTACTACGCTGACATGCCGATACGGGAGGTGTCCGTACTGACCGGACGCAAGGAGGGAACCATCAAGGCCGATCTTCACGCGGCCCGCGAACTGCTCCGCGCCCACCTGAGGAGAAGCCTTGATCACATACTCTGA
- a CDS encoding family 2 encapsulin nanocompartment cargo protein terpene cyclase, giving the protein MSLPSASATRLPGPPSPARARRARSGGAIPGLRYRPAVPADPATVAEVERRLAAWAEKLDLFPPAWQGQFAKFGMGRAVVLAHPGAAGLEHLTAAGKLLLAEHLVDNVYCEVDEGKGGSPRGLGGRLVMAQSALDPLHATPGMEEEWGQGVRADGPLRSYHHALRDYAVLATPSQTDRVVHDLARLHLGYLGEAAWAETGHMPTVWEYLVMRQFNNFRPCLAVVDAVDGWELPEALYARPEVQRITALAGNASTIVNDLYSFTKELTSDPDHLNLPRVVAANERCGLKAGYLKAVEIHNRIMEAFEEESAALSAGSPLIERYAQGLAAWVAGNHEWHATNTARYSLPDYW; this is encoded by the coding sequence ATGAGCCTGCCGTCAGCGTCCGCGACCCGGCTGCCGGGGCCGCCGAGTCCCGCCCGTGCCCGGCGGGCCCGCAGCGGCGGGGCGATCCCCGGGCTGCGGTACCGGCCCGCGGTGCCCGCCGACCCGGCGACGGTCGCCGAGGTCGAGCGCAGGCTGGCGGCCTGGGCCGAGAAGCTGGACCTGTTCCCTCCGGCGTGGCAGGGGCAGTTCGCGAAGTTCGGGATGGGCCGGGCGGTGGTGCTCGCCCATCCGGGCGCGGCCGGACTCGAACACCTCACCGCGGCGGGCAAGTTGCTGCTCGCCGAGCACCTCGTCGACAACGTGTACTGCGAGGTCGACGAGGGCAAGGGCGGATCACCGCGCGGCCTCGGCGGCCGGCTGGTCATGGCCCAGTCGGCGCTCGACCCGCTGCACGCCACCCCCGGGATGGAGGAGGAGTGGGGGCAGGGTGTACGGGCCGACGGTCCGCTGCGCTCGTACCACCACGCGCTGCGGGACTACGCCGTCCTCGCCACGCCCAGCCAGACCGACCGGGTCGTCCATGATCTGGCCCGGCTGCACCTGGGGTATCTCGGTGAGGCCGCCTGGGCCGAGACCGGGCACATGCCGACGGTGTGGGAGTACCTGGTGATGCGGCAGTTCAACAACTTCCGGCCCTGTCTGGCGGTGGTGGACGCGGTGGACGGCTGGGAGCTGCCGGAGGCGCTCTACGCCCGGCCCGAGGTCCAGCGGATCACCGCGCTGGCCGGGAACGCGTCCACGATCGTCAACGACCTGTACTCCTTCACCAAGGAACTGACCAGCGACCCGGACCACCTCAATCTGCCGAGGGTCGTCGCCGCCAACGAGCGGTGCGGGCTCAAGGCCGGCTATCTGAAGGCGGTCGAGATCCACAACCGGATCATGGAGGCGTTCGAGGAGGAGTCCGCGGCCCTGTCGGCCGGCTCGCCCCTGATCGAGCGCTACGCGCAGGGACTCGCCGCGTGGGTGGCCGGCAACCACGAGTGGCACGCCACCAACACGGCCCGCTACAGCCTGCCCGACTACTGGTGA
- a CDS encoding SDR family oxidoreductase, translated as MGILEGNRAGLLAGKTALITGAGTGIGRETALLLAAEGATVVLVGRRQHVLDEVATVVADAGGTALTRSAHVENAEEVRELVAWTSKSAGPVDLLVNNAGGASKVGDVRRLDEAEWNAVIGVNLTGVYLLTQAVLPDMVANGGGTIVTISSLAALRPTLLGGAPYGAAKAGVRNFMAYLRNTFRDDLIRATCILPGEVNTPILDSRAAPPSADARAAMVQPEDVAQAVLLCATLPQRTLVEELVIAPTRQRDRTAETEKSRWTGTA; from the coding sequence ATGGGCATCCTCGAAGGAAACCGAGCAGGACTTCTCGCGGGAAAGACCGCGCTGATAACCGGGGCGGGCACCGGCATCGGTCGCGAAACGGCGCTGTTGCTGGCCGCCGAGGGCGCGACCGTGGTCCTCGTAGGACGGCGGCAGCACGTCCTCGACGAGGTCGCCACGGTCGTGGCGGACGCCGGCGGCACGGCCCTCACCCGCTCCGCACATGTCGAGAACGCCGAAGAGGTCCGCGAACTCGTCGCGTGGACGAGCAAGTCGGCAGGCCCTGTAGACCTCCTCGTCAACAACGCGGGCGGCGCGAGCAAGGTCGGCGACGTCCGCCGGCTCGACGAGGCCGAGTGGAACGCCGTCATCGGCGTCAACCTCACCGGGGTCTATCTGCTCACCCAGGCCGTCCTCCCGGACATGGTGGCGAACGGCGGCGGCACGATCGTCACCATCTCCTCGCTCGCCGCGCTCCGGCCCACCCTTCTGGGCGGAGCCCCGTACGGCGCGGCCAAGGCGGGCGTACGCAACTTCATGGCCTACCTGCGCAACACCTTCCGCGACGACCTGATCCGCGCCACCTGCATCCTCCCCGGCGAGGTGAACACCCCGATCCTGGACAGCCGCGCCGCCCCGCCGAGCGCGGACGCCCGAGCGGCCATGGTCCAGCCGGAGGACGTGGCACAGGCCGTCCTGCTCTGCGCCACGCTGCCGCAGCGCACGCTCGTCGAGGAACTCGTGATCGCCCCCACCCGGCAGCGGGACAGAACCGCCGAGACCGAGAAGAGCCGCTGGACCGGCACCGCGTGA